The Rosa chinensis cultivar Old Blush chromosome 7, RchiOBHm-V2, whole genome shotgun sequence DNA segment GCTCATTGGCTGTAGCTTTTCTTCCACTCATGGGAAGGCTGTGTTTGTTACAATAACTAAAATAATTGGTTAAAACGGTTTGGATGAAAGTTAAGAGCAAAGAGAGAGGGCATAGCCGCGAAGCAAgaggctctctctctctacttgtGTGAAGAGTTGGGTTTCTTGGCTGTTCGTAATTCTAGGTCCACCCAGATCCTAAAATAGCTCGCTCGCTCTCTCCGGAATCTCTCTTTTCTAGAATCCTCAATCTGTTTGTTGCTTGTCTGTCACAACCCACATTGGTATTTCCAAGTCCTGTCCTGTTCTATTTGTGGGCTCAAAACACATTCCGCCCAGAAAATTCCGGAGCCTACCACATTCTGCATTCTTCAGGTTTGGTTATTCTGATCCCCACTCGACAACAATAttcccctttcttcttcttctgatttgTGAATCTTCGCCATTCCATTGAATTGCGGATCTGCCTTTAGCCTCTGGGATCTTTTAACTTTGTTCTTTCTTGGTTGAAACCTTTGATTGGGTGATCTGGGATTGTGTTTTATCAACTGATTCTGAAATTATAGCTTAATGCTGCAATGAGATATGGCATTTTGCGTTGGCAACTAGAGGATTATTTTTGCTCACTTCTTTCTGGTTGGAATACGAACTGTCTAGTAGAATTATGGGATGCATTTGCTCGAAAGGGCTATTAGCCAATCAATATGTTTTGAAGAATCATCGTAGGGACAAAGAATTAAAATCAAATAAGTTGTCAAAGGAATTAGATGGAGCAGCCGTCGGGGTAGATGCTGGTGGAAATGATGCAACTACACGGTTGATAACCAATCATCGCACCGAGGACAATGCAGGGTCGACTCCCATTTCATCAGATGAAGGGGAGAAGAAGATCGGGGTTGGGGTTACCAAAGCAGGGGCAAGTGCTCCGACATTCCCATCTGGGCTAAATAGAATAACTAGCATAACACATGGAGAAAGAGGAGCACAAGTTGTTGCTGGATGGCCTTCTTGGCTCACTGCAGTGGCAGGAGAAGCAATCAGTGGGTGGGTGCCTCGCAAGGCAGATTCATTTGAAAAACTGGACAAGGTTTGTTCAATTGCTTCTTCATTTTGCATCTTCTTATTCATTATTTTTATCTCCTTGTTTAGTAGTTTAGGTATTGTGAAACCTATGTTTAACTCAATATTTGATATGTTTCATTTACTTTTTAAACTAAAACTTTGGGGTTAATATTGGGGAGTTGTGTTCAAGATTGTACCAAGACCAAATGTGCTGATTTTTCTTGAACATAATGGCACTGAGTTAATTTATTAGTAGAAATAAACATCTTGCAAATATTTCTAGCAATGGATAAGGCATTTAGTTTTTTTCACAATACACATGcttaagaaaaggaaaaacactAAAAAGATCTCATTTGTTTACTTAAATGAAATGCACGTACGTTTCTGTCGAAAGATCATTCTACTATTCCATAGATATGCATGTACATCCTGAGAGCAAACATATCTAGTCAGGTCAAAGGGGTTAAGATGCGATCTTACTTCAATAAACTAATTAACAGTAGAAACTTCTCCTGAATGAGGTAGCAAGCTTCAACTACTAATAGATTCTATTGATTCTCACTTGTGTTGATACCTACACTGAGAACTCCATGGAACTAAGATGTAAAAAATTATCCACCTTTGTCATTGTTTTATTTCCAGAGTGAACAATCAATACACTCTGAAGTgcataaataaatatattattacATATATAGATTCTTTTGTACCCTATGCACTCGTTGGAGAATGTTACACTGTATATATCTGATTTGGTAATGTACCAGAAATGTATGTGTTAACAGTTTATGGCTCCAAGAAATTTGTATaatctctgaattcatttttgGTCCCACTTTCTGTAAGCATACCTTTCTTCTGACTTTGAGAGACAAAGAGTCACATATCAATCAGCAAATGGTGGCTATTCATAATAGTTGAGCAACTGAACTCTAATAAAAGGCTTCCTCCACCACATAGAGAAAAACATTTGTAAAACAAAGAAATGAAATGAGTTCAAAAAGACAAGCACTCATACTAGATTTGATTCTACCAGTCATATTCATTTGTAGATTCATCTGTTGGTTGCTAATATTTTATCTGTTAACCTCTAGGTCCCGACTTTTAGCTAAGCAatttttttgacaatttttttttttgagaagaaacagctttttattaaaaaagcaAAAATCGAGATACAGGGAGGCGGACAAGGAGTCCGCTTTgacaatttattctctttattTAGTTAGTATCCACATTTATGACCTTTCCTTTATTCCTTTTCTATTTAAATTATAGATTTTAAATTTTGTCAATACTGCAGATTGGACAAGGAACTTACAGCAGTGTGTACAGAGCCCGTGATCTTGAATCAAACAAAATAGTTGCATTAAAGAAGGTGCGATTTGCCAATATGGATCCAGAAAGTGTACGATTTATGTCGAGAGAAATTCTTATTTTGCGCAGGCTTGATCACCCCAATATCATGAAGCTTGAAGGTCTGATTACATCAAGGGTTTCGGGCAGCTTATACCTTGTATTTGAATATATGGAGCATGATCTTGCAGGGATTGCATCAAGACCTGGGATCAAGTTCACTGAAGCACAGGTACTTGCTTTGCCAGTCAGATTTAAGTGTGACATAGTAAAAGTTTATACTAAGAATAACATTTTGTGTATGGATTTTGAGCATAAAGTTATGAAGAAGTTTGTTAAGCTCACAACTGACATGACAATATAAAACTGACATAAGTATCACCACAATTTCTAACCCtaagaaaacatataaatgaACTGAGAGAGGACTCAATATGTGTACTGCAAATTACATCTGCAAATTTTTAAGAAAATCTTTCTGTGACTAATGGATAATGTAAGTTTATGAATCACCAATTTGAACTGTGCTTCTAGCTCCCAGAACCCTTTATGAGCTGACTTTCATGTTGAGGTTGAGAGGTATCACACAATACAATCATCAGGAAAACTCAGTATGAAGGTCCTTAAAGTTTTCCTTCTATTTGCAAACATGATTGTCTGGTTCTTAACTTTGGTGGAACTGTAACCATTTTTCCTAAAATGTCATTGCACATCAGTTTTTTGTGTTTGGTGCTGAATACTTTATTATCTGGAAAAGGAAACCATTCAAATAGAAAGACCATAACCTAAAGGAAAATAAACTCCTCATCATTTGCAGGAATATTATTGTTGTTTACAGCACCCTGGGATGCTGTATTAGCTGTCAATTTGATTCATTTGTATCATGGAGCAGCTGAGTTAATTTCAATAATCTTATTTATATACAATAGCAAAACGTTTGACTATATTTCCTTTGTTACATGTTTGCCTCCGGCCTGCAGATCAAATGTTACATGCAACAGCTTCTTCGTGGACTTGAACATTGTCACAGTCATGGTATTTTGCACCGTGACATCAAGGGATCAAATCTTTTGATCGACAATTATGGCAACCTAAAGATCGCTGACTTTGGTCTAGCAACCTTTTACCAACCTCGTCAAAAGCAGCCTCTGACTAGTCGTGTGGTAACCCTGTGGTACCGACCACCTGAACTTTTGCTTGGCTCTACAGACTATGGGGTTTCTGTGGATTTGTGGAGTTCTGGTTGCATTCTTGCAGAATTGTTTCATGGGAAGCCTATCATGCCTGGAAGAACAGAGGTACTCTTCCCAGCCTTTTTATGATCATGATATTAACAACCACACACACTTTCATAccactacatatatatatatatatatatatatatatttgtttgtttgcttttcaTTTCTCACATGTGGACTTAAAGCGCACCAAAAAAATAATTGATTAATATGTGCTTCAACTTGgaacatttaaaatatatacCTGTTTTCACTAAGAATAAATAGCAAAAAATCACTAATGGTCACTGAGTTTTGATGtgttcgacacttaactcactgacTTTTAAAAAATATTACTTAACTCACTCACATTCAACATTATCTTACTCTTAACTCACTATCATTAAATCCATAGTTAGAAGCTGTTAAAGTTGAtaatatatttgtctaaacactaaaaaatacatttttaacttgaaatttttattttctgaagttATTAGATTTTCTTCTTTAAATTTTTCTTATAGTTTCTGAACATTTCTAGTGTAAAAGgaattttgaaaattgaaatttaatttggaaaaaaaaaaaaaaaattcaagttggaaatgattttttcagtatttagacaaatataccctgaACTTTAACGACTTCTAACGGGAGAtttaacgacagtgagttatGTGAAAGACAAATTTAAatgtgagtgagttaagtgatattttttAAAACGTACTGAGTTTAGTATCGAATGGGTCATAACTGAATGACCATCTGTGATTTTTGTTTAGTTAATCATTTGTGCTCTAGCACAACAATGGAAGAAATTATGTGGACATCTTGGCTAATTTAGTTCAAAtcttattgtttatgtttacaGGTGGAGCAACTACATAAGATATTTAAGCTCTGCGGGTCACCTTCTGAGGAATACTGGAAGAGATCAAAATTGCCACATGCAACGATCTTTAAACCAACACAACCATACAAGCGTTGTGTTGCAGAGACCTTCAAAGATTTTCCGCGCTCAGCAATGGCCCTATTGGAGGTTCTTCTGGCAGTAGAACCTGACCGTCGTGGAACAGCTTCTTCTGCACTTCAGAGTGAGGTAATCATGGGCTTTCTTTGCTATTTGAAACTTTAATgtctgctttttttttctttcttttttttctttttttttataagtgtCAAATTGAAAGAATATAGAGTTAAAAAAATGAGAAGAACAATATACTTCTTGTCTTTGCTGTAGCTTCAATGATATATTAAGTATCAGTTGTTGGAGCTGAGTACTGACATATCAATCCTAGTCGTTACTTAAATGGAAAGCTGATTTTCCGTATTTTAATTAAGGTTTGCTTAAAATTGCTAGACAATTGTTAAACGAAACTGTAAATACCACGGTATGTTGAAAAAGAGATCATATTGTCCGGTAGACATCTTGGCCTTCCATCTAGAAGTACAGCTAATGATTTGCAAATAGCCATTCTGCATTTCCTTTTGGTATTTTAATGGCGGTTGGGATGTATGGGTAACCTTATCGGTTATCGCTAGTTCTGGAAGTTTGATCTTCTggttttatttatgttttatttttttttaattttttttcttccagttCTTCACGTCTATGCCGCTTCCCTGTGATCCTTCAACTTTGCCCAAGTACCCACCGAGCAAAGAGTTCGATGCCAAGCTCCGAGATGAGGAAGCTAGAAGGTAAGCCATTTCTCAATTCTACAAGTATTTTCAAGCCTTTTTTTCCTGGCAAATTTTGTCCTGTTGTGCTCTGTCTTGTTTTCTAGCAAAAGCTGTTATTTTATATTAGTTTATGCCCATCACATTTTTCTGGAAATCAGTACTACAAGGCTTTGTTGTTGATAAGATACAGAGGCTTTGTTATCTGTAGCTATGATGCCTTGGAACATTGAGGTCACTACAACTGCAAAGAGAGAGATTGCTGTTTTGTTTTACATTGTAGAGTGCTTTTCTTTCTACTTTTCTTGTAGAAAAGCGAAATCCTAGTTTCACTATTTGAAGAGAATGGATATGCTTGTAATTCTGTGTGTATATTACctttatatatgcatatattagGCTGGTTATTGTTATTCTTGGCTTGAGTTGATTTGCTATATCTTGTTTAGAAAATTGAGAACTGATTTGTCCATCTATAAACCAGGCGAAGAGCATCTGGTGGTAAAGGACATGGAGGGAGTTCCAAAGAATCAAAGGCTGTGCCAGCACCAGTTGGCACTGCTGGGCAGGAATCAACAGAGGTAtcattattttaattttgtaaTTATTTCATCATGTGAAAGTGCCCTAACTTGAATCACTGTCATTGATTTACTGATTTACGTTCGATTTATTTatcttttgtttcattttttaattaGAACCAACAAGGGCAACATAAGCCAAAAAGCATCAGCGAGAAGTACATTCCTGAAGAGGATAGTGGCTCTGGCTTTCCTCTTGAACCTCCCAAAGGAGCCACATCAAATGGCTTCTCCCATTCAGGCCATTCAATGCACCCAAGTGCATATGGATCTACACGGAATATGGAAATGCGAGGCCAGTCCAAGAATGGTGCAGAGTTGAGGAGGCAGAACTCATATATGAATGGTGGAGCAGCCCAATCTTCCAGATTTTCCAGTTCAGCTTCAGTTCGAAGTGATTCGCGATTTGGTGGTGCTGTAGAAACTACTGCAAATCCACACTGGCCAGAGGAGCGTATTAACACCAGATATAATCATTTAGATGACGGGAATTCCTCTGCAAAACACGATTGGTCCCTTCAATTTCTGAATAGGCCAAAGTCTTCACAGAGAAAGGATGAACACTCATCTGGAAAGGATTCAGCAAGGGTAAAGGAATTATTGTCATTGTTCATTATTTTATCTTTAAAGTTGACTCACGGACATTACTAAATCACTTCTCTTGTTGCATCAGGGTTATGCTACCAAGAAGAACCGGATCCACTACTCTGGACCGCTGATGCCCCCTGGGGGAAACCTTGAGGAGATGCTCAAAGAGCATGAAAAACAAATACAACATGCTGTCCGCAAAGCTAGACTGGACAAAGTCAACACCAAGAAAGCCTATGGTGAAAATGGACAAACCGAGTCCCTACTTCACAATGTGAGAAATGGCAGGTGatggaaaatggaaacttataCTCCTGCAATTTGGATAGCAAGAGCTCCTTCGAATGGAAAAGGTGCTAATGTTAAAGAGAGAATCATTGGGGAACTTCACAAATCTGGCCACCAAAAGATAAATGGAATATATGGAGCTTCATCAAGTTTCATCGCGTCGGATGTATATTCACTTTTGGAAGGTATGCAATATAGTTATACTAATCATCACATGCTTGAGAATGATTGAGAAATAGTTAATCAGGAACTTGAAGTAGATCAAATCCCTAGGCAAATATTGACATACCAGAAAAATTGTTTCATTGCCAGATGATGAGAAGGTCTCTGAGGTGGTGTTCAGATGCTGGAGACAAGCTTGTGTACAGCTGAAACCTGAGTAGCCCAATCAGCTTTGTCTAATTCTCTGTAAAACTTGAATACCCCCTTTTGATCACATCAATAGAAGACAGTTTCTTGCTCCAAATTCATCAACATAAtcctctcttttatttatttagtttttttatgcTTCTTTTGGAATGAAGATACTCAGAACTCACTGGAGCAAAATTAATTAGGAATGTTATAGGTTAAGCAATTGTCTTCAGCTTGTTTCTACTTCCTAGTAAATTAAGCAATTGTCAACCACTAACACATAAAACAAGTTCTTACAAATCCTGCAgtgacttttttattttttatttttttggtcctCGTGTAATCTTTTTTTAGAGTGCAAGAGTTTGTCGCCGTAAGAACCACACCGTGTCTCGGTGCCGTCCATTTGAGTCTGTTACTTTGTTCGGAGGGTCTAAAAACTATGGCCATTTTATAAACATAGTCAAGTTGAAATTTGTTATGGTAAGAGAGTCTTCATGTCTTTTCACGCCCACTTTTATTGAGAAAAGAGTTCTCAGTGCAAGAGTTTGAAGCTGTAAGAACCACACCGTGTCTCGGTGTTGTCCATCTGAGTCTGTTACTTTGTTCAGAGGGTCTAAAACTATGGTCATTTTGTAAACATAGTCAAGTTGAAATTTGTTATGGTACGAGAGTCTTCATGTCTTTTCACGCCCACTTTTATTGAGAAAAGAGTTCTATAATGATATAGATACAACAAATAGGCAATCATGCCCATGATAGTCAATTAATGAAAAGAAAGGCAAACTACAAAGTAAAAAAGACGAGGGGATGTTTGtagtttgctttttggcaaattggaaagaaataaaaagaagtATTAATAACAAATACTTCCCAAACCACAAGACTATTTATATTTTCATAGCCAACTATTAAATTTTTACATTTGCATATTTTAGGTTTCATTCCGTTAATATTTTGATAACCTGACCACTAATAATTTAAGGACATTTTCGTTGCTTCAGTGAATTTATGATTTTTAAcatttactttaaaaaaaaaatttctttcaaaATTATCAAATATTAGGAGGTTGGAAAAATATTCAACAAAACACTAAAATTACAATACACTAATTTTTGAagcaatatattattattatcaaaGCATATATGTTAACCAAACGATTCAATCACAGCAACCCATTGATCCTAGTGTGCATTAGCGAACAAGGGTTTTCAGGTTTGAGCCACAACATAAACACTCACGGTGATGAAATGTTGATGAAATGACAAAAATGCCCTTGACTATTAGCAGATTTTTAAAGTATGCAAATGCAAAGATTTAATAATTAGGTGTAAACACGAAAATAGATTCATAGTTTTGGAAATATCTTCTAATTAATCCTTAAAAGACTGaacaaaaatcagattaaattataatataaagaaaagaaaaacttattGACACGCATATCAAGCTTGACAACCCCTGAAGGTAGTTGTTTGTCTTTTAGAGGTCCAACATATAATTCCCTATCCACAGAAATATAGGAGAAAATTacaccaaaaatatatatatacatatatgaggCCGTGATCACTTACCtaattttagactaaaaattgctcacttactccactaagagttttttaaccctatttacccaatctaacagtatttgacagtattgccctcatattctctctctctctctctctctctctctctctctctctctctctctctctctctctctctcctctctctctctctctctctctctctctctctctctctctctctctctctctctctctctcttccttccccTGCCAAGCCGACTCAACGACCACAATAAGCCACGAAGATGCCGAGTCCACCAACCACCATCGGTCTCGAAGATGCGAGTTCACCATCGTCTGCACCGGACGACGAATTGACGTTAATCGATGAGGCGGCCGATTGGGGATGAAGATCTCGGCGTCATGGAGATCTCCGTGATGCAGGAAATCGCTGCTCCCTTCTAGACGAAGACAACGACgatgatgaagaaaagaagcgGTGACGAAAAGCTTCAGAGGTCTCACCAGCGCTGCCTTTGTCGGTGACGTCGTTCTTATCGGCTATTCCGGTGCCTAGGAACTCAGGTGTGAGTTCCAGTTTAGTTTCCAGTAGGAGAGCCATTGTCGAAACAGTCGTTTGGTTCTAAAGAGGAGACCGATGTGGGTTTGGATCGGATGATCCCCAATCAAAATTTGATCCAAGTGAAGGTTGACCAATTTATTGTTGATCAGAATGTGGATTCTGGGTTTCAATTACAAGGAACcggcagaggaggaggaggggccGGCTTCACACTCTTGGGTGcccatatcatttttttttttttgtacactgTGAACCCGGGAATGAGGAAGGAATTCCAATGTAACTGTGGgatttgtttgatggtctactgggggcagtagacacattattggcccctaGTAGACTTTGATATGAGGGACAAGgatatagtgtggtgttttgataagttacctgttgttttctttgtattaaagtcaaattatctgtgttTGATATGAGGGACAAGgatatagtgtggtgttttgataagttacctgttgttttctgtgtattaaagtcaaattatctgtgaatcctacaaaaatgtgcatttttggtggtctattgggaggcagtagagacattggactttgtattggggggcaataatatgattattgggaggcaataatatgattattgggggccaataatatgattataaattaatcaattgtgcctgtagtgtattcattttggttttgggagttcatacaattcactggacggcaataatatgatttttgggaggcaataatatgattattgggggcaataatatgaataCTAGGGGGCAATACTATGGTTACTAGATATTATTAgggaccggtcgccggattcccgtcaccggtcgtcggattcccgtcaccggtcgccctgccactggtcaccggaggccggcaaggtggaggatgacttctccctctaagtgaaaaagaaggagaaggcaaaaaagtctcaaaaaaattaaaaagaattaattgggtaaagggaaAATAATCCCTtcgagtgttttgggtaaatgggattaaaaaacagttggtggagcaagtgggcaatttttagcctaaaatcgggtaaatgatcatttcccctatatatgtatataggaGATAACTGAtatggtgaaaaacttgggGTTGAACACAACCCCTGTTCCTTTGATTCATGAAAGTCAAAATACAAGTTGGTGTCCGGGATTCaatctaagaaaaaaaaaatctgatctaTGCATGTGCACGTCTTCAAATTCAACAACTTTCAAAGACTGTCAAAAAATTTGTTGAAGGAAGAGCAGCTTTTCATGGAATCCTTACATTCATTAGACACATTAAATGGTTGATTGGATA contains these protein-coding regions:
- the LOC112179855 gene encoding probable serine/threonine-protein kinase At1g09600, translating into MGCICSKGLLANQYVLKNHRRDKELKSNKLSKELDGAAVGVDAGGNDATTRLITNHRTEDNAGSTPISSDEGEKKIGVGVTKAGASAPTFPSGLNRITSITHGERGAQVVAGWPSWLTAVAGEAISGWVPRKADSFEKLDKIGQGTYSSVYRARDLESNKIVALKKVRFANMDPESVRFMSREILILRRLDHPNIMKLEGLITSRVSGSLYLVFEYMEHDLAGIASRPGIKFTEAQIKCYMQQLLRGLEHCHSHGILHRDIKGSNLLIDNYGNLKIADFGLATFYQPRQKQPLTSRVVTLWYRPPELLLGSTDYGVSVDLWSSGCILAELFHGKPIMPGRTEVEQLHKIFKLCGSPSEEYWKRSKLPHATIFKPTQPYKRCVAETFKDFPRSAMALLEVLLAVEPDRRGTASSALQSEFFTSMPLPCDPSTLPKYPPSKEFDAKLRDEEARRRRASGGKGHGGSSKESKAVPAPVGTAGQESTENQQGQHKPKSISEKYIPEEDSGSGFPLEPPKGATSNGFSHSGHSMHPSAYGSTRNMEMRGQSKNGAELRRQNSYMNGGAAQSSRFSSSASVRSDSRFGGAVETTANPHWPEERINTRYNHLDDGNSSAKHDWSLQFLNRPKSSQRKDEHSSGKDSARGYATKKNRIHYSGPLMPPGGNLEEMLKEHEKQIQHAVRKARLDKVNTKKAYGENGQTESLLHNVRNGR